From the Glycine max cultivar Williams 82 chromosome 11, Glycine_max_v4.0, whole genome shotgun sequence genome, the window ATGGTAAATCATTAGGGTCCTTGTCATTTCACAACATCTCAAGCTTTAACGCTAGGATTATGATATGGTTGTGGTGGATATCACCATGACCGTAGTgagcttaattaaaaaaaaaatatctttagatgtctaattaaagtaattatctttaGGGATCTAAttggaatatttatttatagtgcacctaattaaattaattatctttagaGATCATATTAGAATATTTATCTATAGTGTgcctaattaaagtaattatctttaAGAGTCTATAAATAAGAACTTGGAGTTTGTACTTTGGGGATTTGAAATTCATTATACATTTTACGAACAACAATAGCTTTTGAGAGGAGAACTACATCGGGAACAATTGGGGTCCGAATGTGTAAGATTTTTcgatcttttttatttctaatgcaATATTGTATGCTCTTTAGTTATTCTATAACCATGGTTGGCTAAACCCCTTGGAACTCAAATTGTGATGTAGTTGTACCTATGTACTCTAGTTCATCTTTTTAGTAAAGTTCTTCAATGTTATTCAATTAATTGtatctttttattgttttcacttTTATATTGGAACTAatcactttgattattagttAATTGCATGTTTGTGACCATCTtctcataattaaataacttatagAATGATAGGATTCATAAAGCTTGCATGACCAAACTGGCAGTATGAATCTCATTTTTACACActtctttattatttatcattaaccctaaattaaatccCCAATGATCAATGCAGTATTTATTTAGGGGAAAGAGTATTTTGAGACCTTGACCACAGactgataattaaaataagaggtATTAGACAATTATGAAATCATAATCCGAGTCACTTTTTATtcatacatattttttctttaaaaatattgtctTGTCTTTAGTTTTCTCAATGCAAACATAAACAATCTCCAACTCAAGATAAAAATCcaaatttatttagtttatgcGATTTAGATTATTTGAGAACACAACTAGTCTTTAGGATACGATATTGAAACTTTCGAGTCCACTGATACTACAACATAGGATACATTTGTCCTTAACGAGTACATATTTCACGCATCAATCatacatatgaaaataaaacaagagATGAAATAAAATGTGCAAttggataaaacaaaaaatatatagcgAGCTAAAAAGAGAGCAAAACATAAGAAAGAAACTAtccaatgaaaaacaaaatttgacaaTGGCTGAAAAATTGGGGTATATACATGTATTTTTCTCATAGTGGGTGCATTTGCACCCTCTCAATCCTACATAGGTCTGCCTATGATAGTATCTATAAGCATGTTGCATTGGATGGTGGTCTTATGATCCCTATATGGCAGAGGATCCACTTTTAGTGGCATTGGCTAGTTAACCATCAAAATATATCCTCAACAATCAACATCACTTTGAATTTCATAAAGTTGCTTctgttctttgaaagataaaTACAGTTTCCCATTCAAGCATGTCAGAGTTGAATATACTGCTTCTGCTTTTGAATGGGATCTATCACCAGAAGTAAATACATGAATGCCATTTTCCACATATATCCAACTGCAACCAGCAAGCTTCTTAGCCTCGTGtcctctcattttctttcttattcttcCCATCTCATCCCATTTCCCTTTGGCAGCATACGCATTGGCCAACTGCACATATCTGGACCCATTATCTGCCTCAACTTTCAATAGTTCCTCTTCTGCCTGTTTGACAAGTGCTGCATCGCTGCTCATCTGACAAGCGTTAAGAAATGCTCCCCAGATTGTAGCATCTATCTTTATGGGAATCTTCCTCATGAACTCTACTGCCTTTTCTAGTTGATTAGCCCTTCCATACATATCCACCATACATGCATAGTGGTAAATCTCAGGCAATACGTTGTAATGTTCCATGGACATAAAAAATTGCTCTCCTAGTTCTACTAATCCACGGTGTCGACAAGCTGATAGAAGTGCAACAAAAGTGACTGCGTCGGGCTTGACACTTTTATTCAACATTTCCTGAAAAAGCTCAATTGCTTTATTTTCAAAACCATGATGAGCATAACCAGCTATTATGACATTATATAAGATTGCATCTCTATCACTATCAGTAACTAGTCTGAAGAGTTTCTCGGCATATGCAACATTCCCACATTTTGAGTACATATCAACCAAAGAACTCAGTAATTTCTTATCCACCTTAAATCTCATTCTCAAGATGTAAGCATGAATTTGCTTTCCCAAACTAAGGTCAGCCTGTATTGCACAGGCACCAAGAATACTGACAATGATCATTGCATCAGGAACTAGTGCTTCTTTAGTTCTAAACTCTCTGAAAAGTTTGAAGACTGCTTCACATTGTTGTGATTTGACATAGCCAGAACATAGAGCTGTCCATACAACAGAGTTTCTTTCCAACAGTGAATCAAAAAGCCTTTGGGCTTCTGTCATGTTACCCTGAGATGAGTAGGCTGCAATCAACGACGCAACTGCAAATGGACTTTTAATCCCAATTTTTGCATAGACTAACTCTGCATATCTTATATTCCCGCACTTAGAGTAGAAGTCAACAACGCCACTGCTAATAAATTGATTTGAACTATAACCCTTTTTTAACACCCAAGCATGGACAGACTTGCCAAGTTTTGAACATTTTAGAGCAGAGCAGGCATTCAAAACACTTGCTAAAGTGTGTTCGTTGAAATCAATACCATTTTCAATCATCTCAACAAAAAAGGTAAGTGATTTCTCCATATAGCCATTCTGGGAGTATCCTGCAATCAATGTGTTCCAAGATACAGTATCCTTTAATTCAGGATTTTTCCAAAATACATTTAAGGCCATGTCCATCTTTCCTTCCCTACAACAAGCTGCAACCATTGCATTCTTAGAAACCAAGTCCACCATCTCATCACAACTGCCAAATAAATTGCATGCTTCTTGAAAGCAGCCACATTTGGAGTACATGTCTATGAGAGAACTCAAAGCAAACTTACTTAAATCATTTGCAGTTTTCACCATATACGAATGCATCTGTTTTCCATAACACAGCACACGTAGTTTGGCAGCAAGGTTAAGCATGTTTGTGAGAGTGATCTCATCAATCCCAATTGTGTCACGTGCAGATTGCATTCTAGTAAACAAATCAAGTGCCTCAGTCTCGTACCCATCTGAACCAACATAAGCAGACAACAGGGAATTATAAGAAACCAAATCTCTGTGAGAGGCAGAGTCAAAAAGGGCTCGCGCTTGAGTCAAGTTGTGTGCTTTTATGTAAGCCATGATTATGGCATTCCAAGAGAATACGTTTGGATGGGGCATTTCATCGAACAGTTTGTGGGCCTCTTGTAAAAGGCCATGGTTGGAATAAAGGTGAATGAGTTGATTACAAGTGAAAATGCTTGATACCAAACCAGATTTTATTGCTTGGACATGGTCAAGGTATACCATAGCATCTCTCACTCTCAGGGATCTAATTGCCATTGCCACTTGTTTGTTACTTCTAGGACCAAAATAAAAAGGCTAACACCATTCAAAAAATTtggacaaacaaaaatattgaattcatcaaaaacatcaaaacattgaatatatGTGGTGACGTTCTAGGTTTGCTTTGCATTTTAATTTACGCTCCTATAATTTATGCATGCATATCAAAAGAAATGGGAATAAAGGTGCACGTGAACTTGTGTGACTTTCACATTTGGCACCGTTTATCGGAAGCATCTCTTCCCAATCAAAAAAAGCTAAGTACAACAATAATTCATTATTACAACTCAGCTTATGATGGGATTCATCAAAATAGATGAAATTAATTGTCatggatttaaatttaaattgtttaaaataaaatcaaatatttgatCAGTCTGTTTAAacttaaacaaaattattttaacttttttaagaagcaggattttcttataaataaaagtagaaaactctaaaaaaaatagacaaacaccttaaaaaaatagaaaattatttattttattaaaatattttgtaataagCTTAAACAAACGGCctcataatatttattttattttatacttttctatATCAcgtgttattaaatatttaaatatgcttgattattatttgtttttatactaaaaaaccttttttttatttctcacaagtcatcttttgaaaataattatgctCCAGATATGGTTGAGAATTAAAGATGAAAGTGAGaactcaaactttttttttgtgcttGGGGTATTTTGTTGCCGAAAGACATAGATTAGTCACTAAaagtgtaaatttattttaaaagttcacttattct encodes:
- the LOC100803987 gene encoding putative pentatricopeptide repeat-containing protein At3g18840; the encoded protein is MAIRSLRVRDAMVYLDHVQAIKSGLVSSIFTCNQLIHLYSNHGLLQEAHKLFDEMPHPNVFSWNAIIMAYIKAHNLTQARALFDSASHRDLVSYNSLLSAYVGSDGYETEALDLFTRMQSARDTIGIDEITLTNMLNLAAKLRVLCYGKQMHSYMVKTANDLSKFALSSLIDMYSKCGCFQEACNLFGSCDEMVDLVSKNAMVAACCREGKMDMALNVFWKNPELKDTVSWNTLIAGYSQNGYMEKSLTFFVEMIENGIDFNEHTLASVLNACSALKCSKLGKSVHAWVLKKGYSSNQFISSGVVDFYSKCGNIRYAELVYAKIGIKSPFAVASLIAAYSSQGNMTEAQRLFDSLLERNSVVWTALCSGYVKSQQCEAVFKLFREFRTKEALVPDAMIIVSILGACAIQADLSLGKQIHAYILRMRFKVDKKLLSSLVDMYSKCGNVAYAEKLFRLVTDSDRDAILYNVIIAGYAHHGFENKAIELFQEMLNKSVKPDAVTFVALLSACRHRGLVELGEQFFMSMEHYNVLPEIYHYACMVDMYGRANQLEKAVEFMRKIPIKIDATIWGAFLNACQMSSDAALVKQAEEELLKVEADNGSRYVQLANAYAAKGKWDEMGRIRKKMRGHEAKKLAGCSWIYVENGIHVFTSGDRSHSKAEAVYSTLTCLNGKLYLSFKEQKQLYEIQSDVDC